A single window of Aspergillus puulaauensis MK2 DNA, chromosome 5, nearly complete sequence DNA harbors:
- the TRS20 gene encoding TRAPP subunit TRS20 (BUSCO:EOG09265GGX;~COG:U;~EggNog:ENOG410PNM4;~InterPro:IPR011012,IPR006722;~PFAM:PF04628;~go_process: GO:0006888 - endoplasmic reticulum to Golgi vesicle-mediated transport [Evidence IEA]), with protein sequence MSYYFTILSPTDVPLFNIAFGTSKSGGDGIARFRFPEAGQNTYMTQFIIHSSLDMLEEAQWMGGNMYLKHIDTYPPASAYISAFLTPSGTRFLLLHQPPQPNIPASSASAGTGGSMSMSTSSGMGGSGLFGGSGMGSSSRTSSSSIAANPTAPQTEEAVRQFMTEVYENYVKTVMSPFYKRGLEIRSPVFRSKVSAAGRKWL encoded by the exons ATGTCCTACTACTTCACAATTCTCTCGCCGACAGATGTCCCGCTGTTCAACATTGCCTTCGGCACCTCGAAATCCGGCGGCGATGGCATCGCCCGCTTTCGCTTCCCCGAGGCCGGACAGAATACGTACATGACGCAGTTCATTATCCACTCGAGTTTGGATATGCTGGAGGAAGCACAGTGGATGGGTGGAAATAT GTACCTAAAACACATCGACACATACCCGCCAGCATCTGCGTATATCTCCGCATTCTTAACTCCCTCGGGCACGcgctttctccttctgcatCAACCCCCACAACCCAATATCCCCGCTTCATCTGCGTCCGCCGGCACGGGGGGCTCAATGAGCATGAGCACGTCATCAGGGATGGGCGGGTCCGGACTCTTCGGAGGTTCAGGGATGGGCTCGTCGAGTCGCACGTCGAGTAGTTCTATAGCTGCGAATCCGACGGCGCCACAGACCGAGGAGGCCGTCAGGCAGTTTATGACGGAGGTGTATGAGAATTATGTCAAGACGGTGATGAGCCCGTTTTATAAGAGGGGGTTGGAAATACGGAGTCCGGTTTTCAGGAGTAAggtttctgctgctgggaggaagTGGCTATAG
- a CDS encoding Zn(2+) transporter ZRT3 (COG:P;~EggNog:ENOG410PITS;~InterPro:IPR003689;~PFAM:PF02535;~TransMembrane:8 (o12-33i45-68o88-106i297-314o334-357i364-386o406-427i439-457o);~go_component: GO:0016020 - membrane [Evidence IEA];~go_function: GO:0046873 - metal ion transmembrane transporter activity [Evidence IEA];~go_process: GO:0030001 - metal ion transport [Evidence IEA];~go_process: GO:0055085 - transmembrane transport [Evidence IEA]), whose product MAASNDLRGWVMSAVSGVACILGSSVICIDILLRRFWPRSHFQIVNNNAFLSASLSLSAGVILFTSLYSMLPTSHEYLMKAGWSPSRSAYGLIGLFIAGVVGIRSLSALLHKFLPSHVVDCAHTHEPAPHHGSDLEQGKPKRNSIISQKHTAMSERTPLLTRSPKSTPAGAGLPMAEQQADGAARLGPEPWRVRLGRRLSGFIGGAKAHCDENGPCYGFSQACGEECSKTLIHPVITADDASDTDIPPPEHSPNNSSCSSHMDVVVDGPSSPVSEHDEQHKQSTSGPQHHHHVPQNAFLSIGLQTSVAIALHKLPEGFITYATNHASPTLGMTVFLALFIHNISEGFAMALPLYLAIQSRGWAMFWSSLLGGISQPAGAGLAALWIWGARKAGSGAGDGQNEASWAVYGCMFAVTAGVMVSVGLQLFTEGLVLTHQRNMAIGFAIGGMGLMGLSFALTA is encoded by the exons ATGGCTGCCTCTAACGACCTTCGGGGATGGGTGATGAGCGCCGTCTCTGGCGTCG CCTGCATCCTTGGGTCCTCCGTCATTTgcatcgacatcctcctccgccgcttTTGGCCTCGAAGTCACTTCCAGATCGTGAACAATAATGCCTTCCTGTCCGCATCACTCTCACTCAGCGCGGGTGTTATC CTTTTCACCTCGCTATATAGCATGCTGCCCACCTCCCACGAATACCTTATGAAAGCTGGCTGGTCGCCCTCCCGCTCGGCATACGGACTCATTGGCCTCTTTATTGCTGGAGTTGTAGGTATTCGCTCACTTTCGGCCTTGTTACATAagtttcttccatctcatGTGGTCGATTGTGCCCATACTCATGAACCTGCACCCCACCACGGCTCCGACCTCGAACAAGGCAAACCCAAGCGCAACTCTATAATCTCTCAAAAACACACCGCGATGTCCGAGAGAACTCCTCTCTTAACTAGATCACCCAAGTCTACACCAGCTGGGGCTGGTCTTCCCATGGCAGAACAACAGGCCGACGGAGCTGCCCGCTTGGGACCGGAACCCTGGCGGGTCCGCCTCGGGCGGCGCTTGAGTGGTTTCATTGGCGGCGCAAAGGCTCATTGCGATGAAAATGGCCCGTGCTATGGGTTCTCGCAAGCTTGCGGCGAGGAGTGCTCAAAGACACTTATTCATCCTGTAATTACCGCAGACGATGCCTCCGATACAGACATTCCACCACCTGAGCATTCACCGAATAattccagctgctcctccCATATGGATGTGGTGGTCGATGGCCCATCTTCACCCGTCAGTGAACATGATGAACAGCATAAGCAGTCGACTTCTGGTCCccaacatcaccatcacGTACCCCAGAATGCTTTTCTCTCTATTGGCTTACAAACATCCGTAGCCATTGCGCTGCACAAACTCCCTGAGGGTTTCATCACATATGCCACTAACCACGCGAGTCCGACTCTCGGGATGACAGTTTTCCTAGCTCTCTTTATCCATAACATCAGTGAAGGTTTCGCCATGGCACTGCCCCTCTATCTAGCCATTCAGTCTCGCGGCTGGGCGATGTTCTGGTCTAGTCTTTTAGGTGGCATTAGCCAGCCTGCCGGGGCTGGACTGGCGGCACTCTGGATTTGGGGTGCGCGTAAGGCCGGTAGTGGGGCCGGCGATGGCCAGAATGAGGCATCTTGGGCTGTTTATGGTTGCATGTTTGCCGTTACAGCGGGGGTTATGGTCTCTGTCGGCTTGCAGCTGTTTACTGAAGGCTTAGTCTTGACGCATCAGCGGAACATGGCGATTGGCTTTGCTATTGGAGGCATGGGCCTGATGGGCCTGAGTTTTGCATTGACGGCGTGA
- a CDS encoding splicing regulator NSRP1-like domain-containing protein (COG:S;~EggNog:ENOG410PQ4R;~InterPro:IPR018612;~PFAM:PF09745) has translation MPPPLSGLSLAKKNPLGGANQKRKKAVFDSDSEDESRATNETEITTIGGLGDEPAAEKSTKKKPSLNDDSHGPPQKRKIVPLGQGAKPKIKPLSKTSIFADEDEEGENGGDNGDNKDGNKEKKYGLNAPANREFTNLSALHSSKKHVSEAQDLDPSIYSYDAVYESLHAKPEKKNKDNADGGEGVPKYMTSLLRSAEIRKRDQLRARDRMLAKEREAEGDEFDDKEKFVTSAYKAQQEELRRVEEEEKAREQEEEERRKTNGGSGMVGFYRDLLARGEEQHDAVMKAADEAAKKIHETGGEVPTDTTEKEKTEAQKAADLNAEGAHIAVNDDGQIVDKRQLLSAGLNVAPKPKTAAPPPSRTAPGTGAGAKSRFDSRQAGGRGGQRARQTEMIAQQLEEQERQRQEAEAAQQKEIAERSRSQKSTTDVSSARERYLARKKEREAAAKGS, from the coding sequence ATGCCACCACCGCTCTCAGGCCTGAGCCTCGCAAAGAAGAACCCGCTCGGAGGCGCGAACCAAAAGCGCAAAAAGGCCGTCTTCGATTCGGACTCGGAGGACGAGTCGCGCGCTACGAATGAGACGGAGATTACCACGATAGGTGGTCTGGGCGATGAGCCAGCTGCTGAAAAGTCTACGAAAAAGAAGCCTTCACTCAACGATGATTCCCATGGACCACCGCAGAAGCGTAAAATCGTTCCGCTGGGACAGGGCGCGAAACCGAAGATTAAGCCGTTGAGCAAGACGTCGATATTtgcggatgaggatgaggagggtgagAATGGAGGCGATAATGGGGACAATAAGGATGGGAACAAGGAGAAAAAGTATGGATTGAATGCACCTGCGAATCGAGAATTCACGAACCTGTCTGCTCTGCACAGTAGTAAAAAGCATGTTTCGGAGGCGCAGGATCTAGATCCCTCGATTTACTCTTATGATGCTGTGTATGAGAGTCTACATGCGAAgccagaaaagaaaaacaaggaCAATGCtgatggaggggagggtGTACCGAAGTATATGACATCCCTGCTACGGAGTGCGGAGATTCGAAAGCGGGATCAGCTACGTGCGCGGGATAGGATGTTAGCGAAGGAGAGGGAAGCCGAGGGCGACGAATTTGATGATAAGGAGAAGTTCGTGACGAGTGCGTATAAGGCGCAGCAGGAGGAACTGCGGCGggtagaggaggaggagaaggcgagggagcaggaagaggaagagcggaGGAAAACGAATGGTGGCTCAGGGATGGTTGGGTTCTACCGGGACTTGCTGGCACGTGGAGAGGAGCAGCATGACGCTGTCATGAAGGCAGCCGATGAAGcggcaaagaagatccaCGAGACTGGCGGCGAAGTGCCGACGGATACcacagagaaggagaagacggaGGCACAGAAGGCGGCGGATTTGAATGCCGAGGGCGCTCACATTGCTGTCAACGATGACGGGCAGATTGTCGATAAGAGACAACTGCTTTCGGCGGGCCTGAATGTTGCGCCTAAACCCAAGAccgctgctcctcctccgtcacGAACGGCACCTGGTactggcgctggcgccaAATCGCGGTTCGATTCTCGACAGGCTGGAGGACGTGGAGGACAGCGCGCCCGCCAAACCGAGATGATCGCGCAGCAGCTGGAGGAACAAGAGCGACAACGCCAGGAGGCCGAAGCAGCGCAACAGAAGGAGATTGCAGAACGCAGTCGCAGCCAGAAATCGACTACAGATGTATCCAGTGCCCGTGAGCGCTATCTGGCACGTAAGAAGGAGCGAGAAGCAGCTGCCAAAGGGTCGTAG
- a CDS encoding cysteine hydrolase family protein (COG:S;~EggNog:ENOG410PKWK;~InterPro:IPR000868,IPR036380;~PFAM:PF00857), with product MADPADLNLDAPSDLQDIPDMSMELVPPPEGTFPDKASLLASVQAHAKTHGYNVVVKSSSTPTEKKPGRTAKVWLRCDRGGHYRPRNGLTEETRKRRRTSRLMDCPFMLVAAGTPGIWTLTVLNATHNHGPVIEKPRQVPHHKVRKGQIAAVPYDWPHDATLTPYTTALVIIDMQKDFCAPGGYMEFQGYDISATRALIPKLQELLSSFRSAGFPVYHTREGHRPDLSTLPSREAFRSQNNPSGLGIGSPGPLGRLLIRGELGHDTIDELYPLPGEPVIDKPGRGAFAHTDFELLLRNKGVKNLVIAGVTTDVCVSTTMREANDRGFDCLLLEDGSAAAEPPLHVNTLESVKMEGGIFGAVAKLDDVVHAVENFKNVTVKKLAPQMTS from the exons ATGGCGGACCCCGCAGATTTGAATCTCGACGCGCCTAGCGATCTTCAAGACATCCCAGATATGTCGATGGAGCTTGTTCCGCCGCCCGAAGGGACGTTTCCAGACAA AGCATCACTTCTTGCCTCAGTACAAGCGCATGCGAAAACTCACGGTTACAATGTGGTAGTCAAATCGTCTAGTACTCCCACTGAAAAGAAACCAGGACGGACAGCCAAGGTCTGGTTACGGTGTGACCGGGGTGGACACTATCGTCCACGAAACGGCCTTACcgaggagacgaggaagcggaGACGAACTTCCCGTTTGATGGACTGTCCGTTTATGTTAGTTGCAGCTGGAACTCCTGGCATCTGGACTTTGACTGTCCTAAATGCTACCCACAATCATGGCCCTGTTATTGAGAAACCACGACAAGTTCCTCATCACAAAGTCCGGAAGGGACAAATTGCCGCCGTCCCATATGACTGGCCGCATGATGCGACGCTCACACCGTATACCACAGCGCTGGTTATTATTGATATGCAAAAAGACT TTTGTGCACCAGGAGGATACATGGAGTTTCAAGGCTACGACATATCCGCCACACGTGCACTGATACCAAAACTTCAGGAGCTTCTAAGTTCATTTAGATCTGCCGGGTTTCCGGTCTATCACACACGTGAGG GTCATCGGCCCGATCTTTCAACGCTTCCAAGCCGAGAAGCCTTTCGGTCTCAAAACAATCCATCTGGGTTAGGAATTGGCTCTCCAGGACCGCTGGGCCGTCTCCTAATCCGCGGTGAACTGGGACATGATACCATTGATGAACTCTACCCTCTTCCTGGTGAACCTGTAATTGACAAACCCGGACGAGGAGCGTTTGCACACACAGACTTTGAActtctccttcgcaacaAGGGTGTAAAGAACCTTGTCATTGCAGGCGTAACGACAGACGTATGCGTGTCCACGACGATGCGTGAAGCTAACGACCGCGGGTTCGATTGTCTCCTATTAGAAGACGGCTCTGCGGCGGCCGAACCGCCTCTGCACGTCAACACGTTGGAGTCAGTAAAAATGGAGGGAGGGATCTTTGGCGCAGTCGCCAAGCTCGACGACGTTGTACATGCCGTGGAAAACTTCAAAAATGTCACTGTGAAAAAGCTGGCCCCTCAGATGACTTCTTGA